ctggagttcatattcttcttcctggtgcatgtaagtgcattgtccgtgtataatgcgctgtgcggggagtcactaagatcctgcgcccgatatcctgcatgtgtcacgtccccgctcaggtccctggagttcatattcttcttcctggtgcatgtaagtgcattgtccgtgtataatgcgctgtgcggggagtcactaagatcctgcgcccgatatcctgcatgtgttgcttccctgctcaggtccctggagttcaccttcttcttcctggtgcatgtaagtgcattgtccgtgtataatgcgctgtgtggggagtcactaagatcctccccccgatatcctgcatgtgtcacgtccccgctcaggtccctggagttcacctttttcttcctggtgcatgtaagtgcattgtccgtgtataatgcgctgtgcggggagtcactaagatcctgcacccgatatcctgcatgtgtcacttccccgctcaggtccctggagttcacctttttcttcctgttgcatgtaagtgcattgtccgtgtataatgcgctgtgcggggagtcactaagatcctgccccgatatcctgcatgtgtcacttccccgctcaggtccccggagttcaccttcttcttcctggtgcatgtaagtgcattgtccgtgtataatgcgctgtgcggggagtcactaagatcctgcgcccgatatcctgcatgtgtcacttccccgctcaggtccccggagttcaccttcttcttcctggtgcatgtaagtgcattgtccgtgtataatgcgctgtgcggggagtcactaagatcctgcgcccgatatcctgcatgtgtcgcttccctgctcaggtccctggagttcaccttcttcttcctggtgcatgtaagtgcattgtccgtgtataatgcgctgtgcggggagtcactaagatcctgctcccgatatcctgcatgtgtcgcttccccgctcaggtccccggagttcaccttcttcttcctggtgcatgtaagtgcattgtctgtgtataatgtgctgtgcggggagtcactgagatcctgcccccgatatcctgcatgtgtcacttccccgctcagttcccaggagttcaccttcttcttcctggtgcatgtaagtgcattgtccgtgtataatgcgctgtgcggggagtcactaagatcctgtgcccgatatcctgcatgtgtcacttccccgctcaggtccctggagttcaccttcttcttccaggtgcatgtaagtgcattgtccgtgtataatgcgctgtgcggggagtcactaagatcctgcgcccgatatcctgcatgtgtcacttccctgctcaggtccctggagttcaccttcttcttcctggtgcatgtaagtgcattgtccgtgtataatgcgctgtgcggggagtcactaagatcctgcgcccgatatcctgcatgtgtcgcttccccgctcaggtccccggagttcaccttcttcttcctggtgcatgtaagtgcattgtccgtgtataacgcgctgtgcagggagtcactaagatcatgcacccgatatcctgcatgtgtcacttccccgctcaggtccccggagttcaccttcttcttcctggtgcatgtaagtgcattgtccgtgtataatgcgctgtgcggggagtcactaagatcctgcacccgatatcctgcatgtgtcacttacccgctcaggtccctggagttcaccttcttcttcctggtgcatgtaagtgaattgtccgtgtataatgcgctgtgcagggagtcactaagatcctgcccccgatatcctgcatgtgtcgcttcccctctcaggtccctggagttcaccttcttcttcctggtgcatgtaagtgcattgtccgtgtataatgcgctgtgcagggagtcactaagatcctgcacccgatatcctgcatgtgtcacttccccgctcaggtccccggagttcaccttcttcttcctggtgcatgtaagtgcattgtatgtgtataatgtgctttgcgggaagtcactaagaccctgcgcccgatatcctgcatgtgtcacttccccgctcaggtccctggagttcaccttcttcttcctggtgcatgtaagtgcattgtctgtgtataatgcgctgtgcggggagtcactaagatcctgcacccgatatcctgcatgtgtcgcttccccgctcaggtccctggagttcatattcttcttcctggtgcatgtaagtgcattgtccgtgtataatgtgctgtgcggggagtcactaagatcctgcacctgataccctgcatgtgtcgcttccccgctcaggtccctggagttcaccttcttcttcctggtgcatgtaagtgcattgtccgtgtataatgcgctgtgcggggagtcactaagatcctgcgcccgatatcctgcatgtgttgcttccctgctcaggtccctggagttcaccttcttcttcctggtgcatgtaagtgcattgtccgtgtataatgcactgtgcagggagtcactaagatcctgccccgatatcctgcatgtgtcgcttccccgcttaggtccccggagtgcaccttcttcttactggtgcatgtaagtgcattgtccgtgtataatgcgctgtgcggggagtcactaagatcctgcacccgatatcctgcatgtgtcacttccccgctcaggtccccggagttcaccttcttcttcctggtgcatgtaagtgcattgtccgtgtataatgcgctgtgcggggagtcactaagatcctgcgcccgatatcctgcatgtgtcgcttccccgctcaggtccctggagttcacctttttcttcctggtgcatgtaagtgcattgtccgtgtataatgcgctgtgcggggagtcactaagatcctgctcccgatatcctgcatgtgtcgcttccccgctcaggtccccggagttcaccttcttcttcctggtgcatgtaagtgcattgtctgtgtataatgtgctgtgcggggagtcactaagatcctgcccccgatatcctgcatgtgacgcttccccgctcaggtccctggagttcaccttcttcttcctggtgcatgtaagtgcattgtccgtgtataatgcgctgtgtggggagtcactaagatcgtgcacccgatatcctgcatgtgtcacttccccgctcagttcccaggagttcaccttcttcttcctggtgcatgtaagtgcattgtccgtgtataatgcgctgtgcagggagtcactaagatcctgcacccgatatcctgcatgtgtcacttccccgctcaggtccctggagttcaccttcttcttcctggtgcatgtaagtgcattgtccgtgtataatgcgctgtgcggggagtcactaagatcctgcgcccgatatcctgcatgtgtcacttccccgctcaggtccccggagttcaccttcttcctcctggtgcatgtaagtgcattgtccgtgtataatgcgctgtgcggggagtcactaagatcctgcgcccgttaTCTTGCATGTGTCTTCAAAACTTCAGCAACATAAAAAGGCGTCGCTGCAGACGCAGGACCTTTGCTTGCTGATGTCTTTCGTCAGTGGGCGGTCAGGGATGAGTTAACGGCAGACACGCACAGCAACAGGTTTCAGGCTGATAACAGCACATGGAGCGGTGGATTGGTTGGCAGTGGCAATGATTCCATTGAGCAGAAGAATTTAAGATGACCTCAGCCTTGATCCAGTGGTCAGAAGGCGTGCAGTAGGTGCCAGGTTGGCTCTGCTACTTGGGCAGCGATCCCTATGCAGAGATTTATCTCTCTGAAGAAACAAGGaagaaaaatgtagaaaaatcacCTAGAAGTTTGGAATTGGCTCCTTAAAGAGGAAGGAAATGTAAAGGTGGCATTAGAGAGCTTACTAGACCCTCTCAAGCCGACCAGGGAATTTAGTGATGACCCGTACACCGGGACATTACTTATGTAATCATCATATTCGTAAAGCACATGACACAGTTACATAGTACATGCACTTACATGGTCAGGAAAATCCAAAAACCAGCAGAATAGAGAACATCAATCTATACAAGAAGAGAAGGAAATGAAATATTTTCTACCATCTGTCATTTCTACATTTACATCCATTGGAGAGTATTAAtgcttttgtataatttttatttcTTCAGTTCCTGTTTCCGGAGTGACTCTTCGCAGTAACGTCTCTGGTCCTGTCATTGCTGGGAAGGAGGCCGTGTCTCTCAGATGTTCTTCCTATGGCACAGATCTCAGCTACTCCTGGATGCTGGATGGATCTCCCTTACCTGATGACCCCCGATATAAGCTGATGGATAATAACTCAACCCTTGTGATCAGTCCTGTCATGAGGAGCGATGGAGGAGCCTTCTCCTGCAGAGTCTCCAACTATCTGAGCTCTGAAATTAGTAACAACATTTCCCTATCATGTGAGTATGTGTGTATCATGTAGACGGGTGTGTATTGTCTATAGGTGCAACTGGACCGGGCCCCGCAAGACGAGGGAAGGAGGAGGCTCCTAAACCTTTCTGGTTCAAAATCCCTGGACATGTTATGTAGAGACTCAGTATAAGGATCTTATGTAGACAATCTGTAGTATTCTACTTCCTGTACAACTCAACGATATGGATCGCTCAAGGCCTATAATGACACATGATCATCATGATTTCTATGTGTAAGGTTTTATGGAGTCAGTCGCTCATCACAACATCTGTGGAGGAGGAACAAACTGCTGCAAAGTGGAGTTAGTGGAGCACAGTCTCAGGTCACAGGTCACACATCATGAGTAGTGGTGAGCGGACCTAAGCCGCCAAGGGTCGTAATTAATCAGAAGTTTTGGTCCTGTTTCGGTCAAACATTTGCTTTCTGTCGTTAACGGccatgattggcgctggcacgaTCCATCGGGAACGAAGACTCAATGGCTGCCGCGAAATGGCACTGGTGACTTTGCCACAGGTAGTTAAATAGTTAACAACAAATTTCTAAAATTGCGACTTCTAACAGGCCCTCACATCACCAATGATGACAAGACTGAGCACAGCCATCAGAAGCTTCTTCCCTAGAAAATATTTTAAATCAAACTGAGATTTTAAGAGGTGAAGTTCTTCTGAAGCAGCACAAGGACCTGAGGCACAAGTGATGTAAAGGACCATAGATGCAGGGGTCACCTAAGGACTAAGCGCAGCAGATGGAAGACCCATCGTTCTCACTTCACAGTCCAGAGATGTCCAGCTGTGCCATCAGCTCAGGACTGGGTGGGACCAACCAGTGCTTGGAGAAGTCTGAGCCAAACGCCAAACTCAAACTTTTGGTTGAAGTCAGAGTCTGGTTCAGGGACCCAAACTCTCAATGTTCAGCAGGGACCGGAACACTTCACGTCCACTCAGCACTGGTCCAGGACAACCTTCTCATCACATTCAGAAATTGTCTGTAAGTGTAATGAGAAGAACTGATGGAGGTCACACCAGATATTTCTCTACACATATGATAGAGCAGGGGGTATGGACGTGTCCGGGACATCGAAGCACTAAAGTATAACGGCAGAATCCAGACGAGATGTAGGGTAGAGCCCTCCACCCTGCCCGGACCTCTCCTCATGACTTTAACATGAATGTTTCTACCTCCAGGGCTTCCAGATGGAGACATCCAGTGTGGAGCAGAGCGTTCAGGTCCAAGTTTTCGCTTTTACTGTTCATGGCCCGGAGGTAACCCAACCACTACTTTAATTTGGCGATACGGAAGCCTCGTCCAAAATGGATTTGATAGCATCACAGCCGACGTGCCACCCCACCAAGTGTCTCTGGGAAGGACGATGACCTGCGTTGGAAACCATGTTCAATCCAGCGCCATGTGCTCTCTGGTGATTGGTAAGAAGTGATACAGATGATAAAATATTCTGGGGGTTATTGAGTAGCATGGAGGGAGACCCCCGGCCGGGACCATATGATCAGAGACTGAACCCTTCAGGCTGGAGGACTCCTGCATGAGATGAGACATTCATTGTGATGTGTTGTAGGATTTATGGAGGTTTCCAGGTCATGGGGCTCACCCTTCTTATATAGGGGGGCATATTCAGAGCAGGTGAAAGGTCAAGGTGGGTATTAAAAACCGAGGGAACTGAAGATACAGAAAAGTGTGTGATGGGGATGACTAGGTCCAAGGATCTTCCAGCCGGTAGATCTCATGGGATTTTCCAAGAATCTAGTAAGTACCAATATTGCCACAAATAGGGATAAATGATGAGGGTTATGCTGTCCAAGGACTATTGATGCGCGGCTTATGTAAAAGATATAAGGACCTCTTCACAGATCTTCTGGAGTCCACGTCTCAATAGGTCAGAGAGGAGCCACATGATGTTGTATAGAGGTTTTGTGATGATATTCCTTGTTTAAGAGGAATTGATCGCTAGTTGAACATTTCTCATTTTGAGTGGGAGGTTTGAAGTTGTGATATTATTGGAGACCTGGTCCACCTCCTACTCATTGCTGGATATGTGCCGAGCTCAGGACAGTAACGCACTGCAAAGTGAACTCATGAATAGACCTCAAAGGCCAAGTACAGTCTTATTGATTGATGTCCACCATCTGCATCTATGATATCCCTGATATTCTATGTTCTCAGATGTTCCACAATCTCCTGGATTCATcaatgacaccatcaccacagccAAGAAGGGAAGCAGCAGCTTTCTATCCATCACTCTGAGCAGCGACACGCAGGAGACCCAGATCTTACCTGCAAAGTTCACCTGGACCCACCTGGACAGATCTGCATCTCCAATCCCCACCAGTGAGAATCTCTCCGTCATCTCAGACGACTTCTCATCAGTTCTCATCATTCGGCACATGAAGAAGGAGTTTGGTGGAAAGTTCATGTGTAAAGCTGAGAATTCCCTCGGAAGCAACTACTTTACATTCATCCTCGatgtggaagaagaaggtgaggggAGATTTCTGATCTTGCTTCTATGTAGATTAGCAGTAGACACGCAAAGGACCCTGAGGATACAGTTAGAGTTGGGTATAGACAGGGGGAGGGGCTCTGCGGTTATAGGACCTGCTGTTGTTGGACCCTTATATTGTGGCTATAAAAATTTATACAcatgaaaaaggaaaaagaaggCATGTAAGGAACAAAAATGATTCTTTATTGAGTATAATGGCAAAGGTTACAATCAATTAAAAACCCATCAAAATCCTCCCTAACGCCAAATAAAGGTGGCAAACTCAATACCCCACATATAATGTCATACATGTAAACAGAGTAAAGAAAGACTGGGGTGAGAAAACAATGATGGTGATAAATAACACTGATAGAGGTATACAAAGGTGAAGAAACAATGCAGCCCAGACAATGAATGTGTACAATTACATTACCAAAAGAATATTCCTGGCAAGGGAGAGCAGCTGCCCCACGTATCCCCCGTCATGCGGGCTTCATCCCCCATTTTTGTTCCCTACACACCTGCTTTTTCCTTTTTCATGTGTATAATTTCATCTCAGATGTGGGAACAACActtaatataaatctttattacccCAATTGCTTTATTTCGGCCATAAAAATTGAGATATTAAGGTTTTTTTCCCTTAGAAAAGTAATGACAATCCAAGGCCAGAAAGTAATGACAATCCAAGGCCATACCCTCTGGGGTAGTGGCAATAGTTTGGACCCTCAAGGATTCCCTCTGGGGTAGGGGCAAAAGTTTGGACCCTCAAGGATTCCCTCTGGGGTAGTGGCAAAAGTTTGGACCCTCAAGGGTTCCCTCTGGGGTAGTGGCAATAGTTTAGACTCTCAAGGGTTCCCTCTGGGGTAGTGGCAATAGTTTAGACCCTCAAGGGTTCCCTCTGGGGTAGTGGCAATAGTTTAGACCCTCAAGGGTTCCCTCTGGGGTAGTGGCAATAGTTTAGACCCTCAAGGGTTCCCTCTGGGGTAGTGGCAATAGTTTAGACCCTCAAGGGTTCCCTCTGGGGTAGTGGCAAAAGTTTAGACCCTCAAGGGTTCCCTCTGGGGTAGTGGCAATAGTTTGGACCCTCAAGGGTTCCCTCTGGGGTAGTGGCAATAGTTTGGACCCTCAAGGGTTCCCTCTGGGGTAGTGGCAATAGTTTGGACCCTCAAGGGTTCCCTCTGGGGTAGTGGCAAGAGTTTGGACCCTCAAGGGTTCCCTCTGGGGTAGTGGCAATAGTTTGGACCCTCAAGGATTCCCTCTGGGGTAGTGGCAATAGTTTGGACCCTCAAGGGTTCCCTCTGGGGTAGTGGCAAAAGTTTAGACCCTCAAGGGTTCCCTCTGGGGTAGTGGCAATAGTTTGGACCCTCAAGGATTCCCTCTGGGGTAGGGGCAAAAGTTTGGACCCTCAAGGATTCCCTCTGGGGTAGGGGCAAAAGTTTGGACCCTCAAGGATTCCCTCTGGGGTAGTGGCAAAAGTTTGGACCCTCAAGGGTTCCCTCTGGGGTAGTGGCAATAGTTTAGACCCTCAAGGGTTCCCTCTGGGGTAGTGGCAATAGTTTAGACCCTCAAGGGTTCCCTCTGGGGTAGTGGCAATAGTTTAGACCCTCAAGGGTTCCCTCTGGGGTAGTGGCAATAGTTTAGACCCTCAAGGGTTCCCTCTGGGGTAGTGGCAATAGTTTAGACCCTCAAGGGTTCCCTCTGGGGTAGTGGCAAAAGTTTGGACCCTCAAGGGTTCCCTCTGGGGTAGTGGCAATAGTTTGGACCCTCAAGGGTTCCCTCTGGGGTAGTGGCAAAAGTTTAGACCCTCAAGGGTTCCCTCTGGGGTAGTGGCAATAGTTTGGACCCTCAAGGGTTCCCTCTGGGGTAGTGGCAAGAGTTTGGACCCTCAAGGGTTCCCTCTGGGGTAGTGGCAATAGTTTGGACCCTCAAGGATTCCCTCTGGGGTAGTGGCAATAGTTTGGACCCTCAAGGGTTCCCTCTGGGGTAGTGGCAATAGTTTAGACCCTCAAGGGTTCCCTCTGGGGTAGTGGCAAAAGTTTAGACCCTCAAGGGTTCCCTCTGGGGTAGTGGCAATAGTTTGGACCCTCAAGGATTCCCTCTGGGGTAGGGGCAAAAGTTTGGACCCTCAAGGATTCCCTCTGGGGTAGGGGCAAAAGTTTGGACCCTCAAGGATTCCCTCTGGGGTAGTGGCAAAAGTTTGGACCCTCAAGGGTTCCCTCTGGGGTAGTGGCAATAGTTTAGACCCTCAAGGGTTCCCTCTGGGGTAGTGGCAATAGTTTAGACCCTCAAGGGTTCCCTCTGGGGTAGTGGCAATAGTTTAGACCCTCAAGGGTTCCCTCTGGGGTAGTGGCAATAGTTTAGACCCTCAAGGGTTCCCTCTGGGGTAGTGGCAATAGTTTAGACCCTCAAGGGTTCCCTCTGGGGTAGTGGCAAAAGTTTGGACCCTCAAGGGTTCCCTCTGGGGTAGTGGCAATAGTTTGGACCCTCAAGGGTTCCCTCTGGGGTAGTGGCAATAGTTTGGACCCTCAAGGGTTCCCTCTGGGGTAGTGGCAATAGTTTGGACCCTCAAGGGTTCCCTCTGGGGTAGTGGCAAGAGTTTGGACCCTCAAGGGTTCCCTCTGGGTTAGTGGCAATAGTTTGGACCCTCAAGGGTTCCCTCTGGGGTAGTGGCAATAGTTTGGACCCTCAAGGGTTCCCTCTGGGGTAGTGGCAATAGTTTGGACCCTCAAGGGTTCCCTCTGGGGTAGTGGCAATAGTT
The Engystomops pustulosus unplaced genomic scaffold, aEngPut4.maternal MAT_SCAFFOLD_132, whole genome shotgun sequence genome window above contains:
- the LOC140108458 gene encoding cell adhesion molecule CEACAM1-like, encoding PLLTPDLYKSSNLRPVNGSYNLWLLCDAGAQSVSSFRFYKDNEVLSCGDPRLSCNASSPVLDFNPILASDTGNYSCAIVNPASSARSPDVALDVAVPVSGVTLRSNVSGPVIAGKEAVSLRCSSYGTDLSYSWMLDGSPLPDDPRYKLMDNNSTLVISPVMRSDGGAFSCRVSNYLSSEISNNISLSWLPDGDIQCGAERSGPSFRFYCSWPGGNPTTTLIWRYGSLVQNGFDSITADVPPHQVSLGRTMTCVGNHVQSSAMCSLVIDVPQSPGFINDTITTAKKGSSSFLSITLSSDTQETQILPAKFTWTHLDRSASPIPTSENLSVISDDFSSVLIIRHMKKEFGGKFMCKAENSLGSNYFTFILDVEEEEILSAGAIAGIVIGSIATLALIALVLVLSIRKNGKNSKNIDDNPQSAVRSNPYTGSPCGRTEPCPPVPVDPTYEDVDNLRRPCDIYEN